The window TGGATCAAATTATTTTGACAGGCTTTATGGGAGCTGGTAAAACGACAGTCGGACAAGTTTTGTCGGAGCTAACCAATATTGCTCACACGGACATTGATAGTGAAATTATTGAGGAACAAGGTTGTCCAGTAACAGAGATTTTTGAAAAACATGGTGAGCAAGGATTTCGTGATTTAGAGCATCAAAAATTAAAGGAAGTCATCCAACGTAAAGCGATTATCTCTACAGGCGGAGGAATTGTCTTACGACCTGAGAATCGTGAAGTCTTAAAGGCATTTTCGCCAGTTGTTTATTTGAAAACTGATCCGGCTGTTTTTTTAGCTCGACTAGAAGGAGATACAACGAGACCTCTAGTTCAAGAGAAGACACCCGATGAGATACGGGCTATTTTTGAACCACGGATTAAATTATATGAAGAAACGGCCGACTTAATTATTGAAACGGACGAGCTTAATCAAGAAGAAGTAGCTGAAGCAATCTTAAAAGCTTTAGGATTAAATTAAACGTGGAGGGAGTGAGAATTTTGAAAGTAGCTTATTTAGGACCGGCGGCTTCATTTACACATTTGGCATCAGAGAAGGCTTTTCCAGATGCTGAATTAGTTCCAAGTGTGACGATTCCAGACGGCATTAAGGCGCTAGAAGATGGGCTGGTAGACGTTGCGATTGTGCCGATTGAAAATACAATTGAAGGAACCGTAAACGTGACCTTAGATTATCTCTTTCACCAAGCAGATATTCCAATCCAGGCGGAGCTGGTTTTGCCGATTGCGCAGCATCTGATGGTGCATCCTGCGAATGTAATGAACTGGCGAAATGCTGAAAAAATTCTCTCGCATCCTCAAGCGTTGGCTCAATGTGAAGCTTATTTAGCTACGGAACTACACGATGCGATTAAAGAAGCAACGCCTTCAACTGCATATGCGGCTAGAAAAGTTAGCGAAGAAGCAACGCCGATTTTAGCGGCGATTGCACCACGTATTTCAGCGAAAGAGTATGGTTTAGCAATCGTTGCTGAAAATATTCAAGAATTAGAGCTGAATCAAACTCGTTTTGTTGTTCTAAGTCACCAGCCAATTCAAGTAAACTTGCCTCATGTTCGGAAAAAATGTTCTATTAGTGTGACATTGCCGAACAATATGCCAGGTGCATTACATAAAGTATTGGCAACGTTTAGTTGGCGTGAGATTGATTTGTGTAAAATCGAGTCAAGACCATTAAAGACTATGCTAGGTGAGTATTTCTTTTTAATTGATTTGTATGTGGATGGGCAAGAACAATTGATAGCCAATGCCATTGAGGAGATTCAGTTAATTGGTGGTGTCACTAAAATATTAGGACGATATCCGGTGCATAAAATCGAGATTGTCTAATGACGATAGAAAGTTAGCGTAGACCAATACGCTAGCTTTTTATTTTGTTTAAAATGAAGAATTGATAATGTGAACATCTATTTTTTTAAAAATGAAAATGCTGAATTAACGGTCTTTTTTTAGTATTATGTGAATATTCTAATGTTTAATTTTCTGAAAATTTAGAATATTGTTGCTTTTATCTCATAAATAATGTATCTTAGTAATAAGTATTTTTTGTAAGTAAGTGATAAAAAATACTCATCACTAATTGAATTAAAGGGGTCGGAGAAGTATGAAGATACAAAAGAAATGGTTAGGGCTAGGATTAGCATTAAGTTTTGGGATTCTTGCAGTAGGGTGCTCGAATAACAATAATAGTAAATCAACAAGCAGTGAATCAACAGATTCATCACAAAAAAAATTAGCTGCAAAACAAGAATTAAATTTAACAGAGATTGCTGAATTACCAACAGGGGATACGGCATTAGCTACAGATACAGTTAGTTTTACTGTATTTAATCAAGTTTTAGAGGGACTTTATCGTTTAGATAAAGAGAGTCAACCAATTCCAGCACTAGCGAAGGAAGAAGTTAAGGTTAGTGAAGATGGTTTAACGTACAACTTTAAATTACGTGAAGGCGCTAAATGGTCTAATGGGGACAACGTGACAGCGAAGGATTTTGTTTACGCTTGGCAACGTGTAGTAAATCCAGCAACAGGTTCACAATATGCATATTTATTTGATGGAATCGAAAATGCTGATGCAATTATCAAAGGTGAGAAAACTTTTGATACGCTAGGTGTTAAAGCGATTAGTGATTATGAATTTGAAGTGAAGATGGAAAAACCAGTGCCATATTTTGTTTCATTAATGGCATTTCCAACTTTCTTCCCACAAAATGAGAAATTTGTAACAGAGAAAAAGGAAAAATACGGAACATCTGCAGAGAATATGATATTCAATGGACCATTCGTCTTCAAAGGTTGGACAGGAACGAATCTATCATGGCAATATGAAAAAAATCCTAATTATTGGGATAACAAAAATGTTTATTTAGATAAGATTAATGTTGATGTTATAAAAGAAACAGCGACGGCACTGAATTTGTATGACGCGGATAAGTTAGATCGTGTATTATTAACTGGTGAGTATGCGAAACAATATCAAGATGATCCCGCATATAAAGTTGTTACAGAAGCACGTTCAGCGTATATGCAATATAACCAAGTTCGCGATGGTAAGAAAACAATTTTTGCAAATGAGAATATGCGTAAAGCCGTTGCTTATTCATATGATCAAAAACTATTAGCCAATGAAATTCTGGCAAATGGTTCTAAAGTCTTAACTGGTTTTGTTCCAGCTGATTTAGCTAAAAATCCAACATCAGGTGAAGATTTCCGTAAAGAATCTGGAAGTTATTTACAATATGATAAAAAGAAAGCTCAAGACTATTGGGAAGCTGCTAAGAAAGAGCTTGGTGGCGATAAATTTAGTATTGATTTAACAGCAGATGATGATGAAACCAATAAAAAAATTAGTGCATTCTTAAAAGATCAAATTGAAGGTACACTGCCAGGACTAACGGTAAATGTTCGTTCATTACCATTTAAAGTTCGTTTAGAAGCAGGAAAGACACAGAATTATGATTTAATGCAAGGTGGTTGGGGCGCTGATTTTGCTGATCCAGTTAACTTTATTGACTTGTTGCAAACAGATAGTCCGTACAATCGCTCAAGCTATAGCAATGCTGAATTTGACAAGTTATTAGCTGATTCAAAAGGTGTTAATGCAGTTAAACCAGAAGCTCGTTGGAAAAATCTATTAGATGCTGAAAAAATTCTTTTAGATCAAGCTGGTGTATCTCCATTGTATCAACGTGCAGCTGCAGAATTACAAAAACCATATGTAAAAGATATTTATGCACATCAAGTTGGTGCTAAATTCACGTATAAGAATGCATATATTGAAGAACAAAATTAATCGATTTTAAAAGAATAAACTAATTAACAGGTATGGATTTTTCTGTCAGAGACAGAAGAACCCATACCTGTTTTTTTGAATGAATAATAAAGCAGTATAGTTTATAAGAGTATCATGTTGTCAAAATTTGATTTTTCTTTAAAATAGTATTGAAAATCTGAATTTAGTTTTTTATTTCACATAGTTAGTATTTTTAATGTCAAAATCTAATGGAAATAAGTAAAATCTAATGGTTTAGAACTTTATTAAACTATGTGAATTATGTAGTAATGAATTTTCATTTTTCATTTTTAGTTTAAATAACGCCGGTTAATAATTAAAAAACGTTAAGTTTTATTAAAAAATAACTAAAATAAATTAAAAAATTTGTTTTTTTACTTTTTTTTAGTAAGTGAAAAAAAGCTAAACTACAACGTTTATTCGTTAAAAGTCAATTTTTGATAATAATAACTACAATTGTTGAAGTGATAGTTAGAAATAGAGATGCTACAATTTTCCTGTAGTTGAAGAATAAAAAAACACGTGGTGGTGGTAAATTGAAAATATTGAAGTGGTTAACGTATGGTTTAATATTGGTTGTTTTAAGTATGGCACATGTTGCTAACGCAATGGACATAGATAATAGTCAAGTTGGGATTACTTTTGAAGAAGGCACTGATAGTAGTGGAAAAGATTCAACTGAGGATAATAAAATAACTGACAAACCAAACCTTAATCAGAATGGTAACTTTCCACAAACCAGTGAAAAAAATTATTCACAACAAATTACTTATATAGGAATCGGAGTCAGCATCCTTGGAGGAATCCTACTATATAAAAAAGAAAGAGGGATAATATAATGGAAATGAAGAAAATCGTAATTGTCGGTTTAGTAAGTTTTTCAACAGTTTTAGGAGCAGCAATGCCAGCTATGGCAGCAACAACTGGAACTACTAATGGTATGGGTGCAAAATCAGATGCGCATCTTAAAATGGTTGGTGGGGATGATACAACAGGCCCAACAGATCCAATCGATCCTAACGTTCCAGGTGGAGAAACAGGAAACAAAGGTCCTTTAACAATTGATAACGTGACTCCTCTAGAATTTGGCGAACAAAAATTAGTAGGTGGCACGGCTACTTATTCAACTACCTCAACATTACCTAATGTTCAAGTAACAGATAGTCGTGGTGAAGGACAAGGATGGACACTAAAAGTAAATTCTAGTCAATTTAAAGATGCTACAGATGCTAGCAAAATCTTAAAAGGTGCAACTGTTACATTACCAACTGGGACAATTAAATCTATTGCAGGAAATGTTTCTGCAGCACCAACGGCTTCAGAAGTTGCATTAGATACAGTAAACTCAAATGACCATATTATTATGGAAGCAAAAGCAAATACTGGTTTAGGTACTTGGGAAGATTTATTTGATGCTAGTAAAGTAACGATTGATGTTCCAGCTGGTAACTTGGTGGGAGACTACTCAGCTATCTTAACTTGGACACTTGAAGATACACCACAACCTTAATTAGATAAACTAATAAATTATTTGGAGGAAATTAATAATGAAATTCACAAAAGCAGCAACAATTAGCATGGTAACTTTAGTAGGAATGACAATTGCATTACCACTTTCTGCAATGGCAGCAGATCCAACACCAGCAAATACAACAGCAGATTTAGTATTAGAACCAGGTGACGATACAATCGTTAATCCTCCAATCGATCCAATTGAACCACCAACTGGAGCTACAGGCGATTTAACAATTGATGCCGTTAGCAATTTTCAATTTGATACACATAAAATTGATACAGCAACTGCAACTTATACTGCAACTGCTAAAGAAGGATCAGTTCTTGGTTTACAAGTAACCGATAAACGTGGTACAGGTGAAGGTTGGAATCTATCAGCTAAAATTTCAACAGCATTTAGTGACGGAACTCATGATTTGAAAGGCGCAGCATTAAGCTTACCAGTTGGTACGTTAAAAACAAATAATGCAGATCAAAGCAACCCACCCGTTTCAAGTGCTTTGGCTTTAAATGATCAAGAAGGAACAGTTTTAAATGCACCAGTTGATCAAGGTATGGGTTCATGGGCAGAAGATTTTGCTGATGGTGTGAAATTAGTTGTTCCAGCAGGTAACTATGCAGGAACTTATCAAGCTGGTATTACTTGGACGTTAACAAACGCACCTAAATAAACTTATTTCATACCGCCTAGAGGAGAAATTGAGTTATGAAACAAGTGAAAATTTTAATTACGAGCGTTGTATTAGTATCTTCTCTTACATTAGGAATGACTTCTGGAATAGCTAAAGCAGCAGACACAGCGGATTCAAAAAGTCATATCCTATTTAAGTCAGATAAATCCCCGACTCACCCTGTTGATCCAACAGATCCAAATGATCCAAATCCAACACATCCCGTTGATCCAACGGACCCCAGTAATCCGGGTACAAATCATAGTGGTCCCCTATCACTAGATTTTACCTCAAGTATTGAGTTTGGCAAACAGATTATTAGTGCAAGTGTAGCGACTTATAACGCTAAAAATGAACATCCTTTTGTTCAAGTAACCGATAAACGCGGTACTGGAACGGGCTGGAATTTAACAGCAGCGGCAAGTGAATTCAAATCTCTTGATGGAAAAAAATTTCTAAAGGGTGCAGAATTAATCTTGGCTAATGGTGATGCGATTTCGACAACAACAAATGTTTCAAAAGAGCCAGAAGTAGTGAAGGTAGATTTTAATAATACAGACAGTCATCAAGTAATGAAGGCTGATGAAGATGAAGGCAGAGGAACATGGGAAGATGCTTGGATGGGCGTAGAAAATAATAACTCTAATGTCCAGTTAAAAGTTTTGCCGGGTTCTGCTGACGCAGGAATCACCTATTATTCTACTATTGTTTGGCAATTGGCAGACGCGCCAAAATAAACACAGCAAGAAACTACCATAAGAGTTTTAGCTCAAAGTTTACTGCGTACTAGTAAACTTTGAGGTACTTAGTTTTGATAATAAGTTTTAGGAAAAACGGGAGGCATAAAGCAGATGAAAAAATTACTAACATTAGTCGTAGCTGGTTTATTAGGAGTGGGTGCATTGCCACAATTAGTACATGCAGAAACGATGAATTATACAATAAAAGCTGAAATTCCAGAAAATCAAATTGATAAAGCAAAGACATATTTTGATTTAAGAATGACGCCAGCGCAAGAAGAAGTAATTAACTTGACTGTATCAAATACATCAAATGAAGAGTTAAAATTAAAAGTTGAGCCTAATACAGCTGTTACCAATCAAAATGGTGTTGTTGATTATAGCCAAAAGGGAGCTAAAAAAGATTCTACTTTAAAATATGCTTTTTCTGATTTGATTAAAGGTGAAACAGATATTACATTAGCGCCAAATGAAACAAAAGAACTTCCTTACACCATTAAAATGCCTGCTGAAAAGTTTGATGGAATTATTTTAGGTGGTTTTTATGTTTCAAAAGTAAATTCTGAAAAAGAAGAAGCTGCATCAAAAAATGTTCAAATTAAGAATCATTATTCTTACGTAGTCGGTGCAAAACTAAGTGAAACGGATACTGTAGTTAAACCAAATTTAAAATTAAACGATGTAAAACCTGCCTTGCAAAATTATCGTACAGGGATAACTGCTAATCTACAAAATACAGAAGCAACAATGATGTCAGAGCTTAAAGTAACTACAAGTGTGACAAAAAAAGGTAGTCAAGAAGTGTTGCACAAAACTGAAAAAGAAAGTATGTCCATGGCACCTAATTCAAACTTTGATTTTCCGATTAGTTGGGATAATCAACCTTTGAAGGCGGGTAAATACGAGTTAACCGTTGTTGCCAATGATAAAGATCAATCATGGAAGTTTACTAAAGAATTTGAAATTAAAGGTGAAGAATCTGCGAAACTGAATAAGGAAGCTGTTGAAGTAGAAAAAGATTCTACTTGGATTTATTACTTGATTGCTGGTTTAGTTGCAGCGTTGATTGCTTTATTATTAATTATCATCGTAGCAAAACGTAAAAAAGGGGGAAATAAAGATGAGGAAGAAAAAGATTAGTCAAAAAATCATTATCGTATTGGCAACAATCTTCTTGTTCTTTGATGTAAGCCTCTTTTCTGTCTTTGCTGTTGGAGAACAAATGGGTCAAGAGTTGAATTTATCAGTAGTTAAAACTGATTATCATTTGAATGAAGCGATTCAAGTGGGAATGAGTATTGCAAATACAACTGCTAGTGAAACAACTTTAGCAATTCCAACAGGTCTTGAATTTAATCAGGAAGAAACTCAAAAATTAGTAGCGAATGGGTCTAACACAGTCATTAAAACAGCTGAAGATTTAACTACCGATCAAGCTCAAGTTGTTAGTGAAACAACTAAAACTGTTCCGGCGCCTACATCGGATACATCTTCAGAGGCGGCGGTTACAAATTCTGGAGAAGCAGTAGTCGATGCAAACAGTGACAGTGCAATAGCTGGAAGTACATTACCTCCTGTACAAAAATCAGAAGATGAACAAAATAAAAAATTAGTTGTTACCTATTATCAAAAACAAAGAGAAATAGTCATTAAAAATTACACGGAACAATCAATTGAAATGCAACAAATTGTTTTAACAGCAACTCAACTTGGCGATTATTCATTACAGTCAAAACAAGGAAATAGTGCATCCAATAACATTTCATTAGTTGTTAAAGATGAGACTGCTATTCCTGAACCATCTGACAGTAGTGCTACTGTTGATTCGGAATCTATAGATTCTAGTAGTCAAGTCACTGCTGATTCATCAGCAACAGCAGATACTTCAGCTGTAACTGAATCAGAAGCACCTGATTTAAGTGGAGCAGCGCCTTCAGCTAAACCTGTTTTAGGGACTAAAGGGACTGTAACTGTAGATCCTGGTTGGACAAAAGTTGCGAATAATTATTATGGTTCAATCCCCTTAACTGGTGGACAAACAGCTTATTATGGATTTACTAAAGGATATGGGGATGCACTCTCAGCCGATTTAATTCAAACAGATTCATATATTAAAGATAAATCTGGAAAACGTGTTGATTATATGTTTCATAACTTTTTTAACAATACACAACAACGATTTTTCATCTCAGAATTAGTCAATGTTGCAACTCCAACACCTCACCAAGAGTTAAAATATACAAAAGTTAATAATGCGATCATTAGCTTAGTTGAAACAAAACCAGTTCCAGGTGGAGATGCTACAAAAGGTCCATTTATTGTACAAGCGGTTGGCTTTTTACGAGATATTTCAGGAACAGGATCAGCTGCTACGGTAAAAGATGAATTTAAAGTATATTCAATTATTACACCAAACATTACTGATGGAACATTGGAATATACTACTAGAGTAGAGCGTTTAAGAAGTCCATCTGAAACTTCTGCTTATGGAGATTCTGTTGGTTTTGCGAAGTTAGTAGACACAAAATTAAACGGAAATGATGCTGTTGATGTAAAATACAGTTCAATGAATAAAGGAATGTATATTGAAGATTCTCCTTACAAAGTAAACTTTGATTTTCTAGATGTATCAATGGGTCCAGCTGTAGCGACAAACTGGAATTCAGCTAGTTTTTATAATTCTGGCAAACTAACATCTCCCTCAGATTTTTTCCCAGGCTGGAATGAAGCAACTGGGGCAGAAAAAAATAATGGCAAACCAGGGGAAGTCATTAATCATGCAGCAGATTCTGGAATCGGAATGAAATGGGATGTTGAAGCATTGGCGAAAGGCTCTGCTAGAAATATGAGCTACCGTGTATACTTAGGCGATACCAAAGCACCGACGATGAAAGTAACAACAAAAGATATCAATGTAAACGTTGAAGATACTATCTCAATTAACGGAACGTGGAATGATGTAGATAGTCCGTGGGCAAACTTAAGCTATTCAATTGATGGCGGCGCTCAAAAAGTTTTCCGTTCAAAAATGCCTAACGCAACAGTAGGTAAAGATAATGCTTGGACACAAACCTTCAGAGCAAGTGAACTAGGTAGCGGAAGTCATAAAATTGCTTTTTTTGCTACTGATAATACAGGGATAACATCAACTGTTGTCGAAGCTACTGTGACTATTAATAGCAGTGACGGTTATCTATTTAGTAAGACTTATACAAAATCAGGAAGTCCAGATAAAACAGCCGTTGGCGATGTTATTCACTACAAAGTCGTCTTAGCAAATGTAAGTGGCCATGATTGGGAAACCGGGATTTCGGATGATTTACCAACAAAGTCTTCAGGATTAACGGTTGATAATAAAACAATTGCGGTGACCGTTGCTGATGGAACGAAGTATTTTTATGCAGATAAGGATACTCCTGGAAATCAAGGTCTATGGATGGTTTATGATGGAGCTGTTTATTTTGCCGGTTCACCAATTAAAGATGGAAAAACAATTCAATTGGAATTCAATGCAGTAGTCAATGAAAATGCGGCTGGAAAAGATACTTTAACAAATCATGCATCTACATCGATTATTAATAAAGCAGGTAAAGGTGAGGATATTGAAACTGAAGTTAGTTTAGCCGGATCAGTCATTGAATCCTTGCCAGTAGCCGACATCTCTCAAACGTATAAAGACATGAATTTATCAGAAGATGGTTTTAGCCAAGAAGGAAATGCTATTGACTATTCCGTTCATATTGGAAATAAAATCCAAGATGTAAAAATCCAAGATTTAGCAGATACAACCTGGTATTCTATGACAGGAACAGAGACATTACCTGAAGGGTTAAGTTATGTTGATGGTAGTATTCAAATTTTAGATAGCACAGGCAAAGATATTACAAGCACAGCAAATGTTGAAAATGGTAATATAAGCTATGAAACAAGCGCAAATAATCTAACGATAAAACTAGAAAAATTAGCATATAAAGATTTTATTACGGTGAATTTTAAAGGTAAAATTGCCTCTGGAACAGCAGGTAAAAAATTAACAAATACAATCGATGTCAATGGAGTAAGCATAAATGGGACAAAAGTAACAGGTTCAGCAAGCACCACAATTGAAACGATTGTTAGAAATAAAAATATTCCTACCATTACGTTGGACAATAAAGAAGAAACGAGCGTTCTTCATGATTATCAACTAAAAGGTACTTGGACAGATGAAAATAGTAAATCCGATACTTTATACTATCAAATCGATGGTCAAACTCCAGTAGCATTTTCTAAAAATATTGCCAATGCCACTCCTGGGCAAGCGACAGGTTGGGATTACACGATTCCTGCTAGTGATTTAACAACAGGTGATCATACAATCGCAGTGTATGCAACGGGAGATTCAGGACTTTCATCTTCAACAGCTAGCGTAATCGTTCATTTCAGCGGAGCTTTATCATTTAAGGTGGCTCCACCAGAGACTACTACGTTTAATGCAACTAAGATTTCTAACGAGGTTGAATATGTGGGTCGTTCAGGCAACTGGGATATGATTGTAGAGGATACATTAGGCAAAGGCAGTAGCTGGCGTTTGAATGCACAATTAGATGAAGAGTTTACCGATAGCCAAACGAAAAAAACATTACCGAATGCTTTAGTTTATATTGATGCTGCAGGTACTGAAACAGCGATGGATGTTGGTCAGTTAATTGATATTTCTTCTGGAATTGTAGATAGCGATATTGATTTTCCAATTAGTTGGCAAGAGGACCAAGGTATGTTATTGAAAGTTGATCCAGGTAGTTATACGGGTCATTATCAAGGCACGATTGATTGGATTTTAACAAATGCTCCATAATTAAACGGAAAAATTGGACCGATTTAAGGTCCGATTTTTTTTATGAAAACAATGAAATGGCAAAGGAAGTGATAAAGTGTTTACCTTTTTTTTACAACCTCAAATTGATACCCTGCAACAACAAGTAGTGGGTTATGAATTATTATTAAGAAAATTTGAAGCTGGAAGTTGGCATTTTCCTTTAATCAGTCCAGAAGAATGGGATGATAGTTTACCACAAGAATTAGTAGATGAAGTTCTTAGAATTGCAAATCAGTTACAAGAAGCGCATCTATCCATTAATTTTTCACGTAAGCAGTTACTCTATTTTGATAGTTTGCCATTTCTAACTTACTTAATGCAACATAAACCTGAATCAGTGGAGATTACCGTAGAATTAATAGAAGCGGAAAATTTCTTAGCAGAAGTTGAAGAGGCGACTGACGATAATGATCAAGAAGTGGTGCAGAAAATAATTGAACAGTTTAAAAAGATAAAAGCATTAGGCATTGAAATTAGTATTGATGATGTCGGCACAGGGATGAATTCTATTGAACAGGTTTTGCAGTTGATTCCGTATGTAGATGAGCTTAAAGTTCCTATTCAAAATTATCGAGAAAATGGAATGTCTTACGAACAAATCGTTCAAGAAATCACATGCTGGCAAGAAATTTCACAAAAGTATCAAAAACGTCTTATTTTAGAAGGTGTTGAAAATCAAAAGGAATCTGAAAGGTTGAGTCAATCAAATATGCACATTCAACAAGGTTTTTATTTTTCAGAACCATTTCCAATTGAATTATTAGAAAAATTAAATGACTAAAATGAAAAAGAAGGCGAATTTTATGAAGATTAATGCATATTGGGATGACATTGTGATCTACGAGATTACTTTTTGTCGAAAAGGTGAAGTGTCAAAAGCTTCGTACGAAAGAATAATCGTTTTTCCAATGGACTATACAATGGAGCGCATTGAATCTGAAGTGAAGCGAAGATTTGAAAATGAGATTGAAGTGATCCATATTTCAGAAATATTTGAAGGCTTGAAAGAGAAACAGTGAGCAAGTAGCATATCCTGTTATTGCAAACAAGGGATAATGTTGATTTAACTTTAACAGAGAGTGGGAAATCATGAATTTTGAACGTATTTTTCTAGAAAAATTAGCCTATAAAGAATACCAACTTTATGAACTTTTAATTAATTCAAATATTGATCAAATTTACACAACAAGTGATTTAGCTAAAAAACTAGGTTATTCTATGAATGTTATGGCAAAGGTCATTCAAAATTTGAATTCACGATTAACTAACTTGGGATATGATCCACTAATTGCAGTGCATCGTAAGTCAGGTTTAACAGTAGGTGAAATTACTTTATCTTTGGATGAATTGCGGGCATCTTTGATGAAAGAGTCCATGATTTTTTCTTTTGTAGAGTATGTTGCATTTAATCCAGATAGTGATGTAATGGGATTCTATGATTCTCACTATATTAGTCAATCGACTCTTTACCGTCGAGTAAAACCGTTACTTGATTATCTTGAAACGTACCAAGTGGGCATTTCATTGAGCCAAGGAGAGTTTGTTGGTGATGAAAGAAATATTCGTTTGTTTTTGTTTTGTATGTATTGGGTAGGAATTAAAGGTGTAGAGTGGCCATTTTCAATGGTTGACCATTCTTTTGTTCAAAAGCAAGCTGTGAAAATTGAGATTAGCACGGAATATAAAATGAATTTAGTAACGAAGCATGAAACAGAATACTTTTTTGCCATAAGTATGCAACGAGTAGCCATTGGTGAAACAGTGAAGCATTATGAACAGTTTGATAAAATTTGTCAGAATAATCTTCAGTTTAATCCATATCTATATCAAGAGCTTTTTCCTAATTTATCCGAAGCACATTTTATGGATGAAGCAAGATTTCATTTCTTTATTATTAATTTTAAACCTCTTTATTTTGAAGAAAGTCTTTATTTAATGAAGACGCTTAATTATTATCAAACAGAAAATAATATAATTTGGCAAGTATCGAATAAGTTAATCAATTCATTAAAGCAAAAATTTCCTCAGGATGCTCATGAATTATCAAGTCCGATATTATTGGGTAATCTATTAAGTATT is drawn from Carnobacterium gallinarum DSM 4847 and contains these coding sequences:
- a CDS encoding helix-turn-helix domain-containing protein, which gives rise to MNFERIFLEKLAYKEYQLYELLINSNIDQIYTTSDLAKKLGYSMNVMAKVIQNLNSRLTNLGYDPLIAVHRKSGLTVGEITLSLDELRASLMKESMIFSFVEYVAFNPDSDVMGFYDSHYISQSTLYRRVKPLLDYLETYQVGISLSQGEFVGDERNIRLFLFCMYWVGIKGVEWPFSMVDHSFVQKQAVKIEISTEYKMNLVTKHETEYFFAISMQRVAIGETVKHYEQFDKICQNNLQFNPYLYQELFPNLSEAHFMDEARFHFFIINFKPLYFEESLYLMKTLNYYQTENNIIWQVSNKLINSLKQKFPQDAHELSSPILLGNLLSINLAHYSFRSKFINLFILTDPSEEPIVKDQLTEFLEICLDEFKGSKYDVFYEMKSELVSFYYHLFSVVLKDAVDDRKSVKVGLMLDLNKLLYDRLLSFLEHSPFQIKVFNLLDYQTSVDVIISSVYLKVDKQLQPRPKIYYWNSQKESVNYINILKIISGEK